TGATTTTTTTAATACCTGACGCCCGCCCAGCAGACTGGCGATCTGCTTGAAAGGGGTCTCAATGGGAGCCGTGTTCGGCTCGGTGTTAGGTGCTGTTTGCTGACGGCTGACTGACATGTTCCAGCGCTCCTACGACAATTGACGGTTTTTATTATGCCATATGTCGCTGACTTACGTCACCCTACCTAGATCGGGGTCAGGTGATCCGTTGAAAAATGGCATTGGATTTCTAAATCTCCGCGAGTGCTTGCGGGGCTCGGATGCTTTGCGTCCGGCTGGTCGGGTATTTTGACCCGGGCGGAGCATTTGTAGTCGATGACACCTCTTTGTATCGAAGAGCACGTGGGACGGGGAGTCGAGTGTTTATTTACAAACCCTGCCCGCAAAGTTATACTTTAGTGTAATTCAAGAAATCGAGAGGTCTCATCATGCCGATTGCAACCCTTCGCAGTGTGGGCGGTTCGGTTGTCATGGCCATCCCTAAGCGCATACTAGATTTGGTGCATTTACAATCCGGTTCGCAAGTGAATATCGATGTCCAGGACGGGAAACTGGTTGTTGAGCCCAAGAAAAAACCACGCTATGCCCTCGCCGAACTGATGGCGCAGTGCGACCTGTCGCAACCTATCAGCACAGAAGAAAGAGAATGGCTTGACACACCCGCCGTCGGCGCAGAGGAACCCTGATGCGCATACCTGGCCGGGGCGAGATTTGGCACGTTAATCTGAACCCAGTCGCGGGTAAGGAACAGCAAGGATTGAGGCCGGTTCTGGTGGTGTCCGACAAAGAATTTAATAGGTCCGGACTGGTACTTGTTTGTCCGGTCACGCAGGGCGGCAATCAGGCGCGATTTGCCGGGTTCGCCGTATCATTGATGAACACAGGCACGGAAACGCAAGGGGTTGTGATGTGCAACCAGCTGAGAACTATCGACTATGTCGCACGCGCGGCAAGGTTTGTAGAGGACGCGCCGGATTGCGTGATCGATGATGTCCTCGCCCGATTGCAAACCCTTTTGGATTAACCGAGATCATAAATTAAGGGTCACGATACGTTTGCCGCCCCAACCGCCCTTCACCTCCGTTAGGCAGAGCGCAGCCATGGTTCCGCCATACGTCATGGGTGTCGGCATCGATCTACTGCTCTATCTATGAGGAGCATGAGTATGCCCAGCGTGCCGGCCGGGGATTTCAAACACAACGTTTTCCTCTCTCACAACAGCAAGGACAAGCCGGCGGTGCGTGAATTGAAGCGGCTGCTGTAGGGCTCATGGCACTCCTCACCCTCCTCGACGCAGAGCTCGCTTACGGACTGCATCCTCTGCTCGATCGCGCCGGCCTCACGGTGCTGGAAGGCGAGCGCATCGGACTCATCGGCCGCAATGGAACCGGTAAGTCATCGCTTTTGAAGGTAATCGCCGGACTCGCGGCGCTCGATGACGGCGAGCTCAAGCGCCAGGACAGCCTGCGCGTGGTACTCGTCGAGCAGGAACCGGAACTGCCGCTCTCCTCGTGCCTGCGCGAAAGCCTCGCCATCCGCGGCGAGTTCAACCGTATCCACGACGAGCGCGAGCGTTGGCGCCTGGAAGCCCGGCTCTTGGGGTACCTGCATCGCTTTGGGATCGATCCGGCGCAAGCGCCCGACACCGCGTCGGGCGGCGAATGTAAGCGGGCGGCACTTGCGCTCGCACTCGCGCGCCAACCCGATCTGCTGCTGCTCGATGAGCCGACCAATCATCTCGATATCGACGGCATCACCTTGCTCGAAGACCTGGTGCTGAAGGGTCCGGCCGCCATCGTCATCACGCACGACCGCGCGTTTCTCGATCGGGTGGTCAATCGCATCGTGGAGCTCGACCGCGGGCTCCTGCGCTCCTACCCCGGCAACTTTGCGGCGTATGAGCGCCGCAAGGCCGATCAGCTCGCAACCGAAAGCGTCGCCCATCGCACGTTCGACAAGTTCTGGGCGCAAGAAGAGGTGTGGATCCGCGGAGGCATCAAGGCGCGCCGTACCCGCAATGAAGGCCGCGTGCGCCGGCTCGAACAACTGCGGCGCGAGCGCGCGGCCCGGCGCGAGCGTCTCGGAAACGTCAAACTCACGCTCGCTGCGGGCGAGCGCTCGGGCAAACTGGTGGCGGAACTGACCGGCGTCAGCAAACGCTTCGGCGAGAGAACGATCGTTCACGACCTGTCACTGCATATCCAGCGGGGCGATCGCC
This genomic interval from Pseudomonadota bacterium contains the following:
- a CDS encoding antitoxin gives rise to the protein MPIATLRSVGGSVVMAIPKRILDLVHLQSGSQVNIDVQDGKLVVEPKKKPRYALAELMAQCDLSQPISTEEREWLDTPAVGAEEP
- a CDS encoding type II toxin-antitoxin system ChpB family toxin, yielding MRIPGRGEIWHVNLNPVAGKEQQGLRPVLVVSDKEFNRSGLVLVCPVTQGGNQARFAGFAVSLMNTGTETQGVVMCNQLRTIDYVARAARFVEDAPDCVIDDVLARLQTLLD
- a CDS encoding toll/interleukin-1 receptor domain-containing protein encodes the protein MPSVPAGDFKHNVFLSHNSKDKPAVRELKRLL
- a CDS encoding ATP-binding cassette domain-containing protein → MALLTLLDAELAYGLHPLLDRAGLTVLEGERIGLIGRNGTGKSSLLKVIAGLAALDDGELKRQDSLRVVLVEQEPELPLSSCLRESLAIRGEFNRIHDERERWRLEARLLGYLHRFGIDPAQAPDTASGGECKRAALALALARQPDLLLLDEPTNHLDIDGITLLEDLVLKGPAAIVITHDRAFLDRVVNRIVELDRGLLRSYPGNFAAYERRKADQLATESVAHRTFDKFWAQEEVWIRGGIKARRTRNEGRVRRLEQLRRERAARRERLGNVKLTLAAGERSGKLVAELTGVSKRFGERTIVHDLSLHIQRGDRLGLIGPNGAGKSTLLKLILGQMTPDAGEVRLGINLQVAYFDQMREQLDPERTLLDSISPGSDWVRIGAERKHVMTYLADFLFPAQRAQAPVKMLSGGERNRLLLARLFARPANVLVLDEPTNDLDIESLEMLEDTLQSYPGTLLLVSHDRAFLDSVVTQTLVAERNGKWQEYAGGYSDWLSQRSVPSVFSPAPVREGRERDGVRPNASRVKLSYKEARELEQLPAEIEALEREQHELTMGMSRGDYHKRGAEQIKAERKRTEEIERQLAESFERWTKLDEKAAKHR